One window of the Streptomyces asoensis genome contains the following:
- a CDS encoding MarR family winged helix-turn-helix transcriptional regulator gives MPTSPASPTDVRAQWAAHNPGLDTSPMEVVGLLKRATGLLDRAVEPLYAGAPLTAPEVDTLIPLRHATDPVIARSLAERLGLSRAGVSKTLAKLEKRGFITRTPNPADRRASLLTITESGAKAVDDLFPRQLAAEVDLLAGLGDDREWVLRALGRLVETMEGQGRHD, from the coding sequence ATGCCCACCTCCCCCGCCTCCCCCACCGACGTCCGCGCCCAGTGGGCCGCGCACAACCCGGGCCTCGACACCTCCCCCATGGAAGTGGTCGGCCTGCTCAAGCGCGCCACGGGCCTGCTCGACCGCGCCGTCGAACCCCTCTACGCGGGCGCCCCCCTCACCGCCCCCGAGGTCGACACGCTCATCCCCCTGCGCCACGCCACCGACCCGGTCATCGCCCGCAGCCTCGCCGAACGCCTCGGCCTCTCCCGCGCGGGCGTCAGCAAGACCCTCGCCAAACTGGAGAAACGCGGCTTCATCACCCGCACCCCCAACCCCGCGGACCGCCGCGCCTCCCTGCTCACCATCACCGAGTCGGGCGCCAAGGCCGTCGACGACCTCTTCCCCCGCCAACTCGCCGCAGAGGTAGACCTGTTGGCGGGCCTCGGGGACGACCGGGAATGGGTCCTCAGGGCGTTGGGGCGGCTGGTGGAGACGATGGAGGGACAGGGGCGCCACGACTGA
- a CDS encoding multidrug effflux MFS transporter: MVPPSSSRAAAVSTATAPAPAPGERSAVGLVAVLGALTAVAPLATDMYVPGFPAMGDALGASSSAVQLTMTAFLAGLVVGQLLIGPLSDGLGRRRLLISGSAGFVLFSLVCAVAPNVGLLTGARFLQGVAGAAGMVLARAVLTDRFHGAELPRHFAVLSQVMGVAPIAAPVLGGVILSVSAWRAVFAVLAVLGGLLLFAVVRGVPESLPPERRQSGGFVNTFRAMGTLLGRRAFMGYVLVVAFVAAALFSYISGSSFVFENLHGVSSTTYSLIFATNAVGMLLAGAVFSRLAGRGVRLNTLLTAGVGVVLSGALGQVLVVLSLGESLVGTWVTLFVTAAGIGLVFPSGMSIGQAVGRMAPGAASALLGGLQFLFGALASPLVGLFGEDSSLPMALIMLVAAAGAGLALLGLARPWQGQGEPASV; the protein is encoded by the coding sequence ATGGTACCTCCGTCATCCTCCCGTGCCGCCGCGGTGTCGACCGCCACCGCCCCAGCCCCAGCCCCGGGGGAGCGTTCGGCCGTCGGCCTTGTCGCCGTCCTCGGTGCCCTGACGGCGGTCGCCCCGCTCGCGACCGACATGTACGTCCCCGGCTTTCCGGCCATGGGGGACGCGCTCGGCGCGAGCAGCTCGGCCGTGCAGCTGACGATGACCGCGTTCCTGGCCGGGCTGGTCGTCGGGCAGTTGCTGATTGGTCCGCTCAGTGACGGGCTCGGGCGGCGCCGGCTGCTGATATCCGGGTCGGCCGGGTTCGTTCTCTTCTCCCTGGTGTGCGCCGTCGCCCCGAACGTCGGTCTGCTGACCGGCGCCCGCTTTCTCCAGGGCGTGGCCGGCGCGGCGGGCATGGTGCTGGCCCGGGCCGTCCTCACCGACCGCTTCCACGGCGCCGAACTGCCGCGCCACTTCGCGGTGCTCTCCCAGGTCATGGGCGTGGCGCCGATCGCCGCGCCGGTGCTCGGCGGGGTGATCCTGAGCGTGTCCGCCTGGCGCGCGGTGTTCGCCGTGCTGGCCGTGCTGGGCGGACTGCTGCTGTTCGCCGTGGTGCGCGGGGTGCCGGAGTCGCTGCCGCCCGAGCGGCGTCAGAGCGGCGGGTTCGTGAACACGTTCCGTGCCATGGGAACGCTGCTCGGCCGCCGGGCGTTCATGGGGTACGTCCTGGTCGTCGCCTTCGTCGCGGCGGCCCTGTTCTCCTACATCAGCGGTTCCAGCTTCGTCTTCGAGAACCTCCACGGCGTCTCCTCGACGACGTACTCCCTCATCTTCGCCACCAACGCGGTCGGCATGCTGCTCGCCGGCGCGGTCTTCTCCCGGCTCGCCGGGCGGGGCGTGCGGCTGAACACGCTGCTCACGGCCGGTGTCGGTGTGGTGCTGTCGGGCGCGCTGGGGCAGGTTCTGGTGGTCCTGTCCCTGGGTGAGAGCCTCGTGGGCACGTGGGTCACGCTGTTCGTGACCGCCGCCGGCATAGGGCTGGTGTTTCCGAGCGGCATGAGCATCGGACAGGCGGTGGGGCGGATGGCGCCGGGAGCGGCGTCCGCGCTGCTGGGCGGCCTCCAGTTCCTCTTCGGAGCGCTCGCCTCACCGCTGGTGGGGCTGTTCGGGGAGGACAGCTCCCTGCCGATGGCCCTCATCATGCTGGTCGCCGCCGCGGGGGCGGGACTCGCCCTCCTCGGACTGGCCCGGCCGTGGCAGGGGCAGGGGGAACCGGCCTCGGTCTGA